One Oncorhynchus kisutch isolate 150728-3 linkage group LG30, Okis_V2, whole genome shotgun sequence genomic window, CAGAAGATCCTGCCCATCCACTCCCATTTACTGGTCACCACTTCAGGCAGTGGTGCAGACTGCATGCTGTGGGAGAGAATCCTGGCCAGAGAGATCCGCCTTTACCAGCTACGCCACGGCCGCCGCTTGTCAATTACTGGCTCTGCCAAGCTCCTCTCTCATATGCTGCACCCCTTTAAGGGGACTGATGTGTGTGTGGCAGCCATTCTTTGTGGCTGGGATGTAGAGGAGGTTAGGGTGGAGGAATTCAAGGGACAAAGAGTTGATAGGATGGGATCAGGCAGAGACGACAGCATCTCTCCAGCAAAACGGCCCATTGAAGAGACAGTAATGTCAACTAGTGATGCTTGTAGTCAAGATGACTTGACTGACTGTGCCTGTGAGAGAACAAGACATGCAGTAACTGATGTGGACCTGACAAGATCCCCTGTCAGGGATCGTTGTGGCCCAAAGCTGTTCTATGTGTGCAGTGATGGCACCCGGCTGCAGGGAGAGCTCTTCTCGGTTGGCTCAGGTTCGCCTTATGCTTACGGAGTGCTGGATGGAGAGGTGCGGTGGAGCCTGAATGAGGAGGAGGCTATCTCATTGGCCAGAGAAGCTGTGTACAgggccacacacagagatgcatattCAGGGAACTGTGTGGACCTTTTCCACATCACTGCCCAAGGATATTGCCGAAGAGACAGGGAGGATCTGAGAGAGGAGTACCACAGAAATAGGGAGAGGGTGCTGAAGAGGGGAAAAGAAGAGAGTGAGGAAGATAAGAAATAGGGATTGATAAATAGGGAAGGGGG contains:
- the LOC109882582 gene encoding proteasome subunit beta type-11-like, yielding MALQDVSGFQDTPMSHMWNTPASLSGPMGDTTPLLDMADERILGWGRFKSSERDGGVPLCFFIPTPQSSVPFRCDNRHTSLSSLSTSSSPPTRRPFPLSHGTTTLAFVFQGGVIAAADTRASCSGLVACPSAQKILPIHSHLLVTTSGSGADCMLWERILAREIRLYQLRHGRRLSITGSAKLLSHMLHPFKGTDVCVAAILCGWDVEEVRVEEFKGQRVDRMGSGRDDSISPAKRPIEETVMSTSDACSQDDLTDCACERTRHAVTDVDLTRSPVRDRCGPKLFYVCSDGTRLQGELFSVGSGSPYAYGVLDGEVRWSLNEEEAISLAREAVYRATHRDAYSGNCVDLFHITAQGYCRRDREDLREEYHRNRERVLKRGKEESEEDKK